Proteins encoded in a region of the Mucilaginibacter sabulilitoris genome:
- a CDS encoding HAD-IIA family hydrolase has product MKQGLLIDMDGVVYSGEELIYGADKFINHLLSNDIPFAFMTNNSQRTSLEVVRKLKRLGITVEPKHIYTSAMATGKFLGDQSPNGTAYVLGEGGLLTSLHENGITLVDTDPEFVVLGEGRNFTLEMVQRAVDMILAGAKFITTNRDPSPKKPRWNNLGIAATTAMIEEATGRKAFVTGKPSPVMMRSARKFLGLETAETTVVGDTMETDIQGGVQMGYKTILVLSGISTKDQLSHYAFKPDMVVGSVDKIEFPLKWW; this is encoded by the coding sequence ATGAAACAAGGATTATTAATTGATATGGACGGCGTTGTATACAGTGGCGAAGAACTGATATACGGGGCCGATAAGTTCATCAATCATTTATTGAGTAACGACATTCCGTTTGCCTTTATGACCAACAATAGCCAGCGAACAAGTTTGGAAGTTGTTAGAAAACTGAAGCGCTTAGGTATAACTGTCGAACCCAAACATATATATACAAGCGCCATGGCAACCGGTAAGTTCCTGGGCGATCAAAGCCCCAACGGAACGGCTTATGTACTTGGCGAAGGCGGTTTATTAACGAGTTTGCACGAAAATGGTATTACCCTGGTTGATACTGATCCTGAATTTGTGGTTTTGGGCGAAGGCCGGAACTTTACACTGGAAATGGTTCAGCGGGCGGTTGATATGATTTTGGCTGGCGCTAAGTTTATTACCACCAACAGAGACCCCTCCCCTAAAAAACCGAGATGGAACAATTTGGGTATCGCTGCCACAACCGCTATGATTGAGGAAGCTACCGGCAGAAAAGCGTTTGTAACGGGTAAACCCAGCCCGGTAATGATGAGGTCGGCCAGGAAATTCCTGGGATTGGAAACCGCGGAAACAACAGTGGTTGGCGATACTATGGAAACCGATATACAGGGTGGCGTACAAATGGGCTACAAAACCATATTGGTGCTATCAGGTATATCTACCAAAGACCAGCTCAGCCATTATGCATTTAAACCGGATATGGTTGTTGGCTCGGTTGATAAAATAGAATTTCCATTAAAATGGTGGTAA
- a CDS encoding DUF5689 domain-containing protein: MKKIWIYITLCSITLLWTACKKHDFAAGTLSPIIAVSDLRDLYKGSDVTLTKDNMVGASQIVGIVISNPDSGNVPKNMIVLQNFRRSVTRGVLLPLGDAAANYHSGDSLVVKVEGAMLKKVDGALQISGLTESDIQKVSSDNPVKMQQASSYAIKTNPGAYESTLVQIKSATISPAPKPDETFAGERYLVNGADSIIMHTEATANYADTKLPGSATVAGILIVGQHDGQPALSIWPRYGSDISETTKPVDPTGPGLGNGAVIITGYINDTKGADGNYEYFQFMATQTIDFEKTPMAVVTCTNAGTAAPNAGDAPGAGWATGGGRTYKFNLTSGVVNKGDFFYVGGSNKKINGPNSTDISTSKWIRAIAYVTNDGDGFGSMSAGLLPNSGNAGGIAIFEGTDVVETSVPLDVVFFGGTGKTTIYNATTNKGYRIPENDHYNPVDSTGAAQSFMFQGSNNYIFPHSTPADAGIFIKLGGSFDVANKKWITPRAHVYYTLSASSLIDEIEKGADATTLSN; this comes from the coding sequence ATGAAAAAGATATGGATATATATTACCCTTTGCAGCATCACTTTGCTGTGGACGGCATGTAAAAAACATGATTTTGCCGCAGGTACTTTAAGCCCTATTATAGCGGTAAGCGATTTGCGTGACCTTTATAAGGGCAGCGATGTAACTTTAACTAAAGATAACATGGTTGGCGCGAGCCAAATTGTAGGTATAGTAATTTCCAATCCCGACTCCGGAAATGTGCCTAAAAACATGATAGTACTTCAGAATTTCAGGCGTTCGGTAACAAGGGGTGTTTTGCTCCCTTTGGGCGACGCGGCCGCAAATTACCATTCGGGCGACTCGCTGGTAGTTAAGGTAGAGGGCGCTATGCTGAAAAAGGTTGATGGTGCGTTACAGATCAGCGGATTAACTGAATCTGATATTCAAAAAGTATCGTCAGATAATCCGGTTAAGATGCAGCAGGCTTCCAGTTACGCTATAAAAACCAACCCCGGGGCTTATGAGAGCACATTAGTGCAAATTAAATCAGCAACTATTTCTCCGGCCCCAAAGCCAGATGAAACATTTGCAGGAGAACGGTACCTGGTTAATGGCGCCGATAGTATTATTATGCATACCGAGGCAACGGCGAATTATGCTGATACAAAACTGCCGGGAAGCGCCACTGTAGCGGGGATATTAATTGTTGGACAGCATGACGGGCAACCCGCGCTATCCATCTGGCCCCGGTATGGTTCAGATATTAGTGAAACAACCAAACCTGTTGACCCAACCGGACCTGGCCTGGGTAATGGCGCTGTTATTATTACCGGTTATATAAATGATACAAAGGGAGCCGACGGTAACTATGAGTATTTTCAGTTTATGGCAACCCAAACTATTGATTTTGAAAAAACGCCAATGGCTGTAGTAACCTGTACTAATGCGGGTACCGCGGCACCAAATGCAGGCGATGCACCGGGAGCCGGATGGGCTACCGGCGGTGGCCGCACTTATAAATTCAACCTTACATCGGGTGTTGTTAACAAAGGCGATTTCTTTTATGTAGGTGGCAGTAACAAGAAAATCAACGGGCCAAATTCTACAGATATCAGTACCTCAAAATGGATACGTGCAATTGCCTATGTAACAAATGATGGGGATGGCTTTGGCAGCATGAGCGCAGGCTTATTGCCAAATAGTGGGAATGCTGGTGGTATAGCTATATTTGAAGGTACCGACGTGGTTGAAACCTCGGTGCCGCTTGATGTGGTATTTTTTGGAGGTACCGGTAAAACTACCATATACAATGCTACCACCAATAAAGGTTACCGCATTCCGGAAAATGATCATTATAATCCTGTTGATTCAACCGGCGCGGCTCAGTCGTTTATGTTCCAAGGTTCAAATAACTATATCTTCCCTCATAGTACCCCCGCCGATGCAGGAATATTTATAAAGCTGGGCGGTAGTTTTGACGTAGCAAATAAAAAATGGATTACTCCAAGAGCACATGTGTATTACACGCTGTCAGCCTCGTCATTAATAGATGAGATTGAAAAAGGTGCAGATGCAACAACGCTGTCAAACTAA
- a CDS encoding SusD/RagB family nutrient-binding outer membrane lipoprotein, with amino-acid sequence MKKFIYSLNTVLLLTLVSVSSCKKDFKELNTNPNTSDHALPQALLAPAIANVVEANMSRSQRVTNELMQVTVNMGDSDGKIFRYDIVKSEADYLWNNWYLQLANFKDVYEGGVATNSPAYQGIALICQAWVFSMLTDTYGDIPYFNALKAKDENLFTPAFDKQQAIYTDLFAKLENANKLLATAANVTGTSDPIFGGNVANWRKFGNSLYLRLLLRVSAKTEMNATAKIKEIVDTNSTGYPIMASNDDSAILKWSGTAPYVSPFATWRPADWYTPRLASFFVDNLNAWSDPRIGKWATQFDGEYAGVPSGYAIGQAPQGKSTLTTPLQKEPLLGNIMNYAELQFILAEAAAKGWITNKPAQTYYETGVTSAISMWGYALPANYLNFDLVKWNESYDLDKKMELIHKQKYYALFFTDLESWFEYRRTGHPVLPKGAGLENGGIMPARLNYPVYLQSTNGQNYNAAVATQGPDVISTQVWWQKQ; translated from the coding sequence ATGAAAAAGTTTATATATAGTTTAAACACGGTGTTGCTGTTAACATTGGTATCTGTAAGTTCTTGCAAAAAAGACTTTAAAGAGCTTAACACCAATCCGAACACCAGTGATCACGCATTGCCGCAGGCCTTACTGGCTCCCGCTATAGCCAATGTGGTTGAAGCCAACATGAGCCGCAGCCAGCGGGTTACCAACGAACTGATGCAGGTTACCGTAAACATGGGCGATTCTGACGGCAAAATATTCAGGTATGATATTGTTAAATCGGAGGCCGATTATTTATGGAACAACTGGTACCTGCAACTGGCTAATTTTAAAGATGTTTATGAAGGCGGGGTTGCTACCAATAGCCCTGCTTATCAAGGTATAGCACTAATATGCCAGGCTTGGGTATTCTCTATGCTTACCGATACTTATGGCGATATACCTTATTTCAACGCACTTAAGGCAAAAGACGAAAATTTATTTACTCCTGCATTTGACAAGCAGCAGGCTATTTATACCGATCTGTTTGCCAAGTTAGAAAATGCAAATAAGTTACTGGCGACTGCTGCCAATGTAACCGGTACAAGCGACCCCATCTTCGGTGGGAATGTAGCCAACTGGCGTAAGTTTGGCAATTCGCTTTATTTAAGGTTATTGCTAAGGGTATCTGCAAAAACTGAGATGAACGCGACTGCCAAGATAAAGGAGATTGTTGACACCAACTCTACAGGCTATCCTATAATGGCAAGTAATGATGATTCGGCTATATTAAAGTGGTCGGGCACGGCGCCTTATGTTTCGCCATTTGCAACCTGGCGGCCCGCCGACTGGTACACCCCCAGACTGGCCAGCTTTTTTGTTGATAACCTGAATGCCTGGAGCGATCCGCGCATTGGTAAATGGGCTACCCAGTTCGATGGTGAGTATGCAGGGGTTCCGAGCGGTTATGCAATTGGTCAGGCCCCTCAGGGTAAATCTACATTAACCACTCCTTTACAAAAAGAACCGCTGTTGGGCAATATCATGAACTATGCCGAATTGCAGTTTATACTGGCCGAAGCGGCAGCAAAAGGATGGATAACAAACAAACCGGCCCAAACCTACTATGAAACTGGTGTAACCAGTGCCATATCAATGTGGGGATATGCCTTACCGGCCAATTACCTGAATTTTGATCTGGTAAAATGGAATGAAAGTTACGATCTGGATAAAAAGATGGAACTCATTCACAAGCAAAAGTATTATGCGTTGTTTTTTACCGATCTGGAGTCGTGGTTTGAATATCGCCGTACAGGTCACCCGGTTTTACCAAAAGGAGCAGGTTTAGAAAACGGCGGGATTATGCCGGCCCGGTTAAATTACCCGGTGTACCTGCAATCAACCAACGGGCAAAATTATAACGCGGCTGTAGCTACACAAGGCCCCGATGTAATAAGCACACAGGTTTGGTGGCAAAAACAGTAA
- a CDS encoding SusC/RagA family TonB-linked outer membrane protein has translation MKQLKRLLFTRKKLFPVLLLLLFSVMVKAQVNPSDQYSFEKKRTSVQEIVNTLKSKYGYKVSFEADVKMSSLVTLPQESLSFDGLAQVLQQQAGIGIKNINGNLVIKKLDMILVSGTVMSADDKSPLPGVSVSDNAKKLLAFTTNEGKFSVQVASGTAINFSTVGYAAQNQVFNKTTTGVTITLSMSNSTLNEVVVTALGIKRDEKALGYAATVVKGEQLTQNLSNNWTDALSGKVAGLNLIRSNAGPTGSNRIVLRGESNLSGDNEALIVVDGVVINNGSGRTTGSGSSSYLDGDSPVDFGSGLNDINPSDIENITVLKGPGAAALYGQRGANGAIIITTKSGKTKDGKINVTINSNAAIEDISRWPDFQYEYGQGVGGANYYSFGATADGASTRSTSSAWGPKFDGQSYFQYDPVTHTGATVRTPWVAYPNARKDFFTSGKTFTNSVSLNGGTDKTSARFSATNVDNTWIIPNTGYKRNTVALAVDQKVSDKLQISTRINYTNKTSDNLPATGYNNQSVMYWNMFWEPNAPASWLKDYWLPGQTNIKQSFPFSSYPDNPYLIANEMNNKLNRNGLTGNIQVTYNFTKNLSLMVRTALDFANDQRSEQRPYDTEKFLKGMYRTQSVFSQEITNDFLIHYKQNIGKDIELNLTGGGSMLKNTYNRDELRADSLLYPGVYTLANKAGILSAIPLRSKYAINSFYGVFAASYKNYLFLDVTGRNDWSSILASPTSTSNVSFFYPSVNGSAILSEIFKMPEAISYAKVRGSYAGVGSGRTDPYLTSYSYAPVTDFPGGLANPTKLANINLKPLYTTSYELGTEWRLFNSRLGFDLTLYTSKTKDQILTATVDRASGVSAAIINAGAVRNQGIEIAVNGSPIKVKNGFNWSINATFSANKNKVLSLTDSLQNLTIQTGPGSRGAIIAYIGGGMGDLYGRGYERSPDGQIVYENGYPVITNDMKYIGSTTPKWKASLGNQFNYKNFSLSFLVDAQHGAVAYSLTSAILAEQGKSVNTLPGRYNGIIGNGVVKNADGTYSPNTVIAQDLTTYYTAHYGKDNVEGTTYSTDFLKLREARFDYTLPQTLLRRLGLTRVTIGVYGRDLITITKWPGFDPEFGTLNDNYISQGFELGQFPSTRTYGVNLTIGI, from the coding sequence ATGAAACAACTCAAACGCTTACTTTTTACCCGGAAAAAATTGTTTCCGGTTTTACTCCTGTTGCTTTTTTCTGTAATGGTAAAGGCGCAGGTTAATCCGTCTGATCAGTATAGCTTTGAAAAAAAGCGTACAAGTGTTCAGGAAATAGTAAACACCTTGAAAAGCAAATACGGTTACAAGGTTTCTTTTGAAGCTGATGTGAAAATGAGTAGCCTGGTCACATTACCCCAGGAATCGCTTTCGTTTGACGGGCTTGCCCAGGTATTGCAGCAGCAGGCCGGTATTGGTATCAAAAACATCAACGGCAACCTGGTAATTAAAAAGCTCGATATGATTCTGGTTAGCGGTACCGTAATGTCAGCCGATGATAAATCACCACTTCCCGGGGTTTCTGTAAGCGACAACGCCAAAAAGCTTTTGGCTTTTACCACAAATGAAGGTAAGTTTTCTGTACAGGTAGCAAGCGGCACCGCGATTAATTTTTCTACCGTAGGTTATGCCGCACAAAATCAAGTATTTAATAAAACTACTACAGGCGTTACCATTACCTTAAGTATGTCAAACTCTACTTTAAACGAAGTAGTAGTTACAGCCTTAGGTATTAAACGCGATGAAAAGGCGCTGGGGTATGCTGCAACTGTTGTAAAAGGAGAACAATTAACCCAAAATCTTTCCAATAACTGGACAGACGCGTTATCTGGTAAAGTAGCAGGGTTAAACCTTATCCGTTCTAACGCTGGGCCAACTGGTTCAAACAGGATAGTTTTGCGTGGCGAAAGCAACCTCTCCGGTGACAACGAAGCATTAATTGTTGTCGATGGAGTAGTTATTAATAACGGCAGTGGCCGTACCACAGGCAGCGGCAGCAGTTCTTATCTTGATGGCGATTCGCCGGTTGATTTTGGCAGCGGGCTTAATGATATCAATCCGAGCGATATTGAAAATATTACGGTACTAAAAGGTCCCGGTGCTGCGGCATTGTATGGACAGCGTGGCGCTAACGGCGCCATCATTATCACTACTAAATCGGGCAAAACCAAAGATGGGAAGATCAACGTCACCATTAACTCGAACGCGGCTATAGAAGATATTTCACGCTGGCCTGATTTTCAGTACGAGTACGGGCAGGGTGTAGGTGGCGCCAACTATTATTCTTTCGGCGCTACAGCCGACGGTGCAAGCACGCGCAGTACAAGCTCTGCTTGGGGCCCTAAGTTTGATGGGCAGTCATATTTTCAGTATGACCCGGTTACGCATACCGGCGCAACAGTGCGTACGCCATGGGTAGCTTATCCAAATGCGCGTAAAGATTTTTTTACCAGCGGTAAAACATTCACCAATTCCGTATCCTTAAATGGCGGTACCGATAAAACCTCGGCCCGTTTTTCGGCAACTAATGTTGATAATACCTGGATAATACCCAATACCGGGTATAAGCGTAACACGGTAGCGCTCGCGGTTGACCAAAAAGTATCGGATAAATTACAGATCTCAACCCGGATAAACTATACTAACAAAACCAGTGATAACCTGCCGGCTACCGGGTATAACAACCAGTCGGTTATGTACTGGAACATGTTTTGGGAGCCAAATGCGCCCGCAAGCTGGTTAAAAGACTACTGGCTGCCTGGCCAAACCAATATTAAGCAAAGTTTTCCTTTTAGTAGCTACCCGGATAATCCTTATCTGATAGCCAACGAAATGAATAACAAGCTTAACCGGAATGGTTTAACAGGTAACATACAGGTTACTTATAACTTTACGAAAAACCTGAGTTTAATGGTACGTACCGCTTTAGATTTTGCCAATGATCAACGATCAGAACAGCGCCCGTATGATACCGAGAAGTTTTTGAAGGGGATGTACCGTACACAAAGTGTGTTTTCGCAGGAAATAACCAACGACTTTTTAATTCATTACAAACAAAATATAGGTAAGGATATTGAATTGAACCTGACCGGCGGCGGTAGTATGTTAAAAAACACTTACAACAGAGACGAACTGCGGGCCGATTCTTTGCTGTACCCAGGTGTTTATACATTAGCCAATAAAGCAGGTATATTATCAGCCATTCCTTTAAGAAGTAAGTATGCCATCAACAGTTTTTATGGTGTGTTCGCGGCAAGCTATAAAAACTATTTGTTCCTGGATGTTACTGGACGAAATGACTGGAGTAGTATTCTGGCTTCTCCCACATCAACCAGCAATGTATCATTCTTTTATCCGTCAGTTAACGGAAGCGCCATCTTATCTGAAATATTTAAAATGCCAGAGGCTATATCCTATGCTAAAGTACGGGGTTCTTATGCCGGTGTAGGAAGCGGCAGAACAGATCCCTACCTTACCTCATACAGTTATGCTCCGGTTACCGATTTTCCGGGCGGTTTGGCAAATCCTACAAAATTGGCCAATATTAATCTTAAGCCATTATACACTACAAGTTATGAATTGGGTACCGAATGGCGCCTGTTTAACAGCCGCTTAGGTTTTGACTTAACATTATATACAAGTAAAACAAAAGATCAGATATTAACAGCAACAGTCGACAGGGCATCGGGTGTAAGCGCGGCTATCATTAACGCGGGAGCTGTGCGGAACCAGGGCATTGAAATTGCCGTCAATGGATCGCCTATAAAAGTGAAAAATGGTTTTAACTGGAGCATAAATGCCACTTTTTCCGCAAACAAGAATAAAGTATTATCACTAACTGATAGTCTTCAAAATTTAACCATTCAAACCGGCCCGGGAAGCCGCGGGGCTATTATAGCTTACATAGGCGGCGGCATGGGCGATCTGTATGGCAGGGGATATGAGCGTTCACCAGACGGGCAAATTGTTTATGAAAATGGCTATCCCGTTATTACAAACGATATGAAATACATTGGCAGTACCACCCCTAAGTGGAAAGCCAGTTTAGGTAACCAGTTTAACTATAAAAACTTTTCGTTAAGCTTTTTAGTTGATGCGCAGCATGGCGCGGTTGCCTATTCGTTAACATCGGCCATATTGGCCGAGCAGGGTAAAAGCGTAAATACCTTACCAGGGCGCTATAACGGCATTATAGGTAATGGCGTAGTCAAAAACGCGGATGGTACTTATAGCCCAAATACAGTGATAGCGCAGGATTTAACTACCTATTATACCGCTCATTACGGAAAGGATAATGTGGAGGGTACAACCTACTCAACCGATTTTCTAAAGCTTAGGGAAGCCAGATTTGATTATACCTTACCCCAAACGTTACTGCGCCGCTTAGGCTTAACCCGTGTAACTATTGGTGTTTATGGCCGCGACCTGATCACCATAACCAAATGGCCGGGCTTTGATCCGGAGTTCGGCACCCTTAATGACAATTACATTAGTCAGGGTTTTGAACTGGGGCAATTTCCATCAACCAGAACATACGGAGTCAACTTAACCATTGGCATTTAA
- a CDS encoding FecR family protein, translating into MNWETILNYVNGESGPEETYEVLEWINEQTEHRYLLTYLERKKKQLEQPLKQTDIDEQWLRLLDRIFELPKSKSKDGTKTSYWLTGIAASLLLFCFLGWLFVQNARYRSDNSTQVLKSAQNLGGRLTLPDGTQVFMAPDSKISYSNSFGTGKREVQLTGEAFFDVKHDPHKPFIIRTDNRLAVTVLGTSFNVYSRPKTNTEVKVATGLVGITENNHTHYVKAGQQLIYQPNTHKTIIKEVNPRDASSLQNETLFFKDDSADTIAEKLQRWYNIKIEVQESARKRARFSGEMKDTGIDNLLHGLSYATGLHYRYKNPHTVIIF; encoded by the coding sequence GTGAACTGGGAAACAATACTAAATTATGTTAACGGCGAAAGCGGACCTGAAGAAACCTATGAGGTTTTAGAATGGATCAACGAGCAAACCGAACACCGTTATTTGCTTACCTATCTCGAAAGGAAAAAAAAGCAGCTTGAACAACCCTTAAAGCAAACTGATATTGACGAACAATGGCTGCGTTTGCTCGACAGGATTTTTGAATTGCCAAAATCAAAAAGCAAAGATGGCACTAAAACATCGTATTGGCTTACCGGTATTGCTGCCAGTTTATTGTTGTTTTGTTTTTTAGGCTGGCTTTTCGTTCAGAATGCCAGGTACCGGAGCGATAATTCCACACAGGTTTTAAAAAGCGCGCAAAATTTGGGCGGGCGGCTTACCCTGCCCGATGGTACCCAGGTATTTATGGCGCCCGATTCCAAAATTAGCTATAGCAACTCGTTTGGTACCGGCAAACGCGAGGTGCAGTTAACAGGGGAGGCCTTTTTTGATGTTAAGCATGATCCGCATAAACCTTTTATTATACGCACAGACAACCGTTTAGCGGTAACGGTATTAGGTACTTCATTCAATGTTTACTCGCGGCCAAAAACAAACACCGAAGTTAAAGTGGCTACGGGATTGGTAGGTATCACCGAAAATAATCATACCCATTATGTAAAGGCTGGTCAGCAACTCATTTATCAGCCAAATACGCACAAAACAATCATTAAAGAAGTAAATCCGCGTGATGCTTCATCCCTGCAAAATGAAACCCTGTTTTTCAAGGATGACAGTGCCGATACTATAGCCGAAAAACTACAGCGCTGGTACAATATTAAAATTGAAGTACAGGAATCGGCCAGGAAAAGGGCGCGTTTCAGCGGCGAAATGAAGGATACCGGCATTGATAATTTGCTGCATGGCTTAAGCTACGCCACAGGTCTGCATTACCGATATAAAAACCCACATACTGTTATAATATTTTAA
- a CDS encoding sigma-70 family RNA polymerase sigma factor: protein MKTVNMPSLHTLDGFESIFKDNYTPLFRYVKSIVNDEDLAKDILSDLFLNLWQQKDKLQINELRPYLFRAAKNGALKAISSRYQTAQLPNDAFDIPENTYNPFEKFVAKQSIKIVEELISRLPLHRKEMIELRLLGLKNAEIAQVLDITEKKVEYNMREAIEQLGHAVRNSNLDQATIAGGLMLINLIFTTI from the coding sequence ATGAAAACAGTAAATATGCCCTCATTGCATACATTAGATGGATTTGAAAGTATATTTAAGGATAATTATACGCCGCTATTCCGTTATGTAAAGTCTATTGTAAATGATGAAGACCTGGCAAAAGATATACTTTCCGACCTGTTTTTGAACTTATGGCAGCAAAAAGATAAACTGCAGATCAATGAGTTAAGGCCATATTTATTCCGGGCAGCAAAAAATGGCGCGTTAAAAGCAATCTCGTCCCGTTATCAAACAGCGCAGTTACCCAACGATGCTTTTGATATCCCCGAGAATACGTACAATCCATTTGAAAAATTTGTGGCAAAACAGTCTATTAAAATTGTTGAAGAGCTCATCAGCAGACTGCCATTACACCGTAAGGAAATGATTGAACTGAGGCTGTTAGGTTTAAAAAATGCCGAAATAGCCCAGGTTCTTGATATTACCGAGAAAAAAGTAGAATACAATATGCGTGAGGCAATTGAGCAGTTGGGCCATGCTGTACGTAACAGCAATCTTGATCAGGCTACAATTGCAGGCGGGTTAATGCTAATCAATCTTATTTTTACTACTATATAA
- a CDS encoding HTH domain-containing protein, protein MNRVDRLLEVLAVLQTKKVVTVDYLKEKFHISTRTVYRDIYLLTELRITVMYESQKGCFVLKGYCPPVTEIQSAYKHTAQVSQSIILIPDTLKNEVMALLSAEDIDKNNSK, encoded by the coding sequence ATGAACAGGGTTGACAGGCTTTTGGAAGTGCTGGCGGTTTTACAAACTAAAAAGGTGGTAACCGTTGATTATTTAAAGGAAAAGTTCCACATCAGTACCCGTACGGTGTATCGCGATATATATCTGCTTACTGAGTTGAGGATAACCGTTATGTACGAAAGCCAAAAAGGGTGTTTCGTGCTCAAAGGATATTGCCCTCCAGTAACCGAAATCCAGTCGGCATATAAACATACTGCGCAGGTTTCACAAAGTATTATACTTATTCCCGATACTTTAAAAAATGAGGTTATGGCCTTACTTTCAGCCGAAGATATTGACAAAAATAATTCGAAATAG
- a CDS encoding DNA/RNA non-specific endonuclease, with protein sequence MKIKNLLLGIGLILTIAGCSKKDLSEPSVTPPTDTTKTPPVNPPPAPAPYSITEDFEQGTKTAYAAADVTLSTGSWNFNDAVIGNLAADLKDGLKSVRLRAGDIAMNFDINGLTTLYIKHGKYTGADKPSAWQLLMSADGGKTYTQVGSDINETNTTLVTDSFKVSTTGKVRFEIKKVGTTTDRINIDDITFKGTGDPGIVVGTPDDGSGDGDSDSGNPSGSAPRDVTAGADAPPASGDNSNLLFGNPSNAQNNIASSDNYLIDQKYYTESYNATKGEPNWVSWHLDATNTTNASPRGDDFAGWAGLPSSMYMVVTANYTNSGFDRGHNCPSADRTSSTGANDATFLMTNIIPQAPNNNEHTWANMENYLREQVVEGNEIYIIMGSYGTGGTGKNGAANTIDNGHINVPSNVWKVAVIIPAGNGDLSRVTASTRVIAVNTPNVNNINSDWTKYIVTVKDIETATGYTLLSSLPANVRAALEVKLDAGIPGA encoded by the coding sequence ATGAAAATTAAAAACCTATTGCTGGGTATTGGTTTAATATTAACCATTGCCGGCTGTTCAAAAAAAGATCTTAGTGAACCATCAGTTACTCCTCCAACCGATACAACGAAAACCCCACCGGTTAACCCGCCGCCGGCACCTGCTCCTTATTCCATTACCGAAGATTTTGAGCAGGGAACAAAAACGGCCTATGCCGCGGCCGATGTAACGTTAAGTACCGGTAGTTGGAATTTTAACGACGCTGTAATAGGTAATCTTGCTGCCGACCTAAAAGACGGTCTTAAATCGGTACGTTTACGTGCTGGTGATATTGCCATGAACTTTGATATTAATGGCCTTACTACTTTGTATATTAAACATGGCAAATATACGGGTGCCGACAAGCCATCGGCCTGGCAGTTATTAATGTCGGCAGATGGTGGTAAAACCTACACCCAGGTTGGCAGCGATATTAACGAAACCAATACTACACTGGTTACCGACTCATTTAAGGTAAGTACTACCGGCAAGGTTCGTTTTGAGATTAAAAAGGTAGGTACCACCACCGACCGTATAAATATTGACGATATTACCTTTAAGGGTACAGGCGATCCGGGTATTGTTGTAGGTACGCCTGATGACGGCAGCGGTGACGGTGATAGTGACAGCGGAAATCCGTCCGGCTCTGCGCCGCGTGATGTAACTGCCGGTGCTGATGCTCCGCCGGCCAGTGGCGATAACAGCAATTTGCTGTTTGGCAATCCGTCAAACGCTCAAAACAATATTGCATCTTCGGACAATTACCTCATCGACCAGAAATATTATACCGAATCATATAACGCTACCAAAGGCGAGCCTAACTGGGTAAGCTGGCATCTGGATGCTACAAATACTACAAATGCGAGCCCGCGTGGAGATGACTTTGCCGGCTGGGCAGGTTTACCCTCAAGCATGTATATGGTTGTTACAGCCAATTATACAAACAGCGGGTTCGACAGGGGACATAATTGTCCTTCGGCCGACCGTACAAGCTCCACAGGTGCCAATGATGCTACATTTTTAATGACTAATATAATACCACAGGCCCCAAATAACAACGAACATACCTGGGCGAACATGGAAAATTATTTGCGTGAACAGGTGGTAGAGGGAAATGAAATTTATATTATCATGGGTAGCTATGGTACCGGAGGTACCGGTAAAAACGGTGCTGCAAATACAATTGATAATGGTCATATCAATGTTCCAAGCAATGTTTGGAAGGTGGCGGTGATTATTCCCGCAGGAAATGGTGACCTGAGCAGGGTAACTGCCTCTACAAGGGTTATCGCAGTTAATACGCCAAACGTCAACAATATTAACAGCGATTGGACAAAGTATATTGTAACCGTAAAGGATATTGAAACTGCCACCGGTTATACCTTATTATCGAGCCTGCCGGCTAATGTAAGGGCTGCTTTGGAAGTGAAGCTTGACGCCGGTATTCCCGGAGCCTGA